Proteins encoded by one window of Panicum virgatum strain AP13 chromosome 7N, P.virgatum_v5, whole genome shotgun sequence:
- the LOC120683231 gene encoding uncharacterized protein LOC120683231 isoform X2 gives MEKCQKFVQDQMSECQKLLAMAEKEGCKPPEGQEVLALREQVSKLAVDKEALEERVTSQLAKHKDCHKKQRELRKSLKIQENLVLDLKLLMYRRTDEIEKLQKMKADYDVQLVEMFQQVKDLSESRASL, from the exons ATGGAGAAATGCCAAAAATTTGTGCAAGATCAAATGTCTGAGTGCCAGAAGCTCCTGGCG ATGGCGGAAAAAGAGGGCTGCAAGCCCCCAGAAGGCCAAGAAGTTCTTGCTCTGAGAGAGCAAGTGTCCAAGCTCGCAGTGGACAAAGAAGCTCTCGAGGAGAGGGTTACATCGCAGCTTGCGAAGCATAAGGATTGCCACAAGAAACAGAGAG AACTCCGAAAATCATTAAAGATTCAGGAGAATCTGGTGTTAGATTTAAAGCTTCTTATGTACCGTCGCACagatgaaatcgagaagctgCAGAAGATGAAAGCCGACTACGACGTGCAGCTTGTTGAAATGTTTCAACAGGTCAAGGATTTGTCAGAATCCAGGGCCTCGTTGTAG
- the LOC120683231 gene encoding uncharacterized protein LOC120683231 isoform X3: MEKCQKFVQDQMSECQKLLAEMAEKEGCKPPEGQEVLALREQVSKLAVDKEALEERVTSQLAKHKDCHKKQRDEIEKLQKMKADYDVQLVEMFQQVKDLSESRASL; encoded by the exons ATGGAGAAATGCCAAAAATTTGTGCAAGATCAAATGTCTGAGTGCCAGAAGCTCCTGGCG GAGATGGCGGAAAAAGAGGGCTGCAAGCCCCCAGAAGGCCAAGAAGTTCTTGCTCTGAGAGAGCAAGTGTCCAAGCTCGCAGTGGACAAAGAAGCTCTCGAGGAGAGGGTTACATCGCAGCTTGCGAAGCATAAGGATTGCCACAAGAAACAGAGAG atgaaatcgagaagctgCAGAAGATGAAAGCCGACTACGACGTGCAGCTTGTTGAAATGTTTCAACAGGTCAAGGATTTGTCAGAATCCAGGGCCTCGTTGTAG
- the LOC120683231 gene encoding uncharacterized protein LOC120683231 isoform X1: MEKCQKFVQDQMSECQKLLAEMAEKEGCKPPEGQEVLALREQVSKLAVDKEALEERVTSQLAKHKDCHKKQRELRKSLKIQENLVLDLKLLMYRRTDEIEKLQKMKADYDVQLVEMFQQVKDLSESRASL; encoded by the exons ATGGAGAAATGCCAAAAATTTGTGCAAGATCAAATGTCTGAGTGCCAGAAGCTCCTGGCG GAGATGGCGGAAAAAGAGGGCTGCAAGCCCCCAGAAGGCCAAGAAGTTCTTGCTCTGAGAGAGCAAGTGTCCAAGCTCGCAGTGGACAAAGAAGCTCTCGAGGAGAGGGTTACATCGCAGCTTGCGAAGCATAAGGATTGCCACAAGAAACAGAGAG AACTCCGAAAATCATTAAAGATTCAGGAGAATCTGGTGTTAGATTTAAAGCTTCTTATGTACCGTCGCACagatgaaatcgagaagctgCAGAAGATGAAAGCCGACTACGACGTGCAGCTTGTTGAAATGTTTCAACAGGTCAAGGATTTGTCAGAATCCAGGGCCTCGTTGTAG